A genome region from Candidatus Oleimmundimicrobium sp. includes the following:
- a CDS encoding MBL fold metallo-hydrolase codes for MKVTIVYDNEVYLKNMRLKPSWGFSCLIETEDKKILFDSGWNGGILTSNLEELGFYPKDLDFIIISHQHWDHIGGLNHILDASSNIEVYVPKSFSRHLKNEIKSRAKLIEVSGGREIYQDVYTTGELGATIIEQSLILNTPKGLMIITGCAHPGVESILQAASKKGKIYGLLGGLHNFNNLELLKNLNLIVPSHCTKYKDEISKAFPDSFKKGGVGRSITID; via the coding sequence TTGAAAGTCACAATAGTTTACGATAATGAAGTTTATTTAAAAAACATGAGGTTGAAACCATCATGGGGATTTTCGTGTCTGATAGAGACAGAGGACAAGAAGATACTTTTTGATTCAGGTTGGAATGGGGGAATATTAACTTCAAATCTGGAGGAGCTTGGTTTTTATCCAAAGGACTTAGATTTTATTATTATTTCTCATCAGCATTGGGACCATATAGGTGGCTTAAACCATATATTGGATGCAAGTTCGAATATCGAAGTTTATGTCCCAAAAAGTTTTTCCCGACATCTAAAAAACGAAATAAAATCCCGGGCTAAACTCATTGAAGTTTCAGGTGGCAGGGAGATTTATCAAGATGTTTATACAACTGGTGAGCTTGGCGCAACCATAATCGAACAGTCCTTAATTTTAAATACTCCGAAAGGTTTAATGATAATTACGGGCTGCGCTCATCCTGGTGTAGAATCTATACTTCAGGCGGCGAGCAAGAAAGGTAAGATATATGGCTTGCTTGGCGGATTGCATAATTTCAACAATTTAGAATTGCTGAAAAATTTAAATTTAATCGTCCCTTCGCACTGCACCAAATATAAAGACGAGATTTCAAAGGCTTTCCCGGACAGTTTTAAGAAGGGTGGAGTTGGTAGGAGCATAACTATTGATTGA
- a CDS encoding helix-turn-helix transcriptional regulator, producing the protein MSDLKKYINKRKKRDLEFVENHDSGYKEFKIGVMLKQAREKAGLTQEDIAKRLHTKKSAISRIENHAEDIRLSTLEKFVQAVGKELKVSVR; encoded by the coding sequence ATGAGTGATCTAAAGAAATACATTAACAAAAGAAAAAAGAGAGATTTAGAATTTGTGGAAAACCATGATTCTGGATATAAGGAATTTAAAATTGGAGTCATGTTAAAACAGGCAAGAGAAAAAGCTGGATTGACTCAAGAAGATATAGCTAAAAGATTGCATACTAAAAAATCTGCAATTTCAAGAATTGAAAATCATGCAGAGGATATCCGTCTTTCAACATTGGAAAAGTTTGTTCAGGCTGTTGGTAAAGAACTTAAAGTAAGTGTTCGATAA
- a CDS encoding 1-phosphofructokinase family hexose kinase, translating to MIATVTLNPALDKVFILPTRSIERLNYVERGISIPGGDGINSAYAIQALGTEAIVMGFIGGIAGKFIEEELGKTQISTNFTYIEKQTRTDHIILNKRNRVLTQINEKGPWIKPKEIESFNESFKRMLSRCEMVLFSGSVPQGVGADIYARLISITQEKKVRTVLNATKEALLHGIETGPYMVFADLKGIDVLMGVKINTIKKLLEAAQKILDKGTKIVVFNFNDNKLVVTSEKVWKINLPDIKVVNSVGMEDALIGGMMHILKDSEDLFEAIRCGAAASIASALQVEAKVKSKEQVEQFLDKVEIKELNLS from the coding sequence ATGATAGCAACGGTGACTTTAAATCCTGCGTTAGATAAGGTTTTTATTCTTCCAACTCGCTCAATAGAGAGATTGAATTATGTTGAAAGGGGAATAAGCATTCCGGGTGGTGATGGTATAAATTCAGCATATGCGATTCAAGCGTTGGGAACAGAAGCTATTGTTATGGGATTTATTGGAGGAATAGCTGGTAAATTTATAGAAGAAGAGCTCGGAAAAACCCAAATTAGCACCAATTTTACATATATAGAGAAACAAACTAGAACAGATCATATTATTTTAAATAAGCGGAACAGAGTTTTAACTCAGATAAATGAAAAAGGGCCATGGATTAAACCAAAAGAGATAGAGTCATTTAATGAAAGTTTTAAAAGAATGCTTTCTCGCTGTGAAATGGTTTTGTTTTCCGGCAGTGTTCCTCAGGGGGTTGGTGCAGATATTTATGCTCGTTTAATATCTATTACTCAAGAAAAAAAAGTTCGTACTGTTTTGAATGCCACAAAAGAAGCATTGCTACACGGAATTGAAACCGGCCCCTATATGGTCTTTGCCGATCTGAAGGGCATAGATGTTTTAATGGGAGTAAAAATTAATACTATTAAAAAATTATTAGAGGCAGCACAGAAAATTTTAGATAAAGGGACAAAAATTGTAGTTTTTAATTTCAATGATAATAAACTGGTGGTAACTTCCGAAAAAGTTTGGAAAATTAATTTACCGGATATCAAAGTAGTAAATTCTGTTGGTATGGAAGATGCGTTAATTGGAGGCATGATGCATATTCTTAAAGATAGCGAAGATTTATTTGAAGCTATCAGATGTGGGGCTGCTGCATCTATTGCTAGCGCGTTACAGGTTGAAGCAAAAGTAAAAAGCAAAGAGCAGGTAGAGCAGTTTCTCGACAAGGTTGAGATAAAGGAGCTGAACTTATCTTGA
- the dnaG gene encoding DNA primase, with amino-acid sequence MFGHIKEEDINEIRERNDLVEVVSGYVNLKKTGRLFKGLCPFHKEKTPSFIVDPIKQLYHCFGCGEGGNVYNFLMKIENIDFPEAVQMLAEKANYSIHYEQTSDFKAVSHKEKMYSINELAQKLYNYDLFKTTEGERARDYLKKRGFQEKTFNDFKLGFASTDGKRILKFLMEKGYDLQELVDVGLVVKGERGPHDLFRNRIIFPILNLRGKPIAFGGRVVGQGLPKYINSPETTIFHKSSTLYNQSLAKSEIVKLNYALVVEGYTDVILLYQAGIKNVVATLGTAFTSDHLHLLSRFTNKVVLLFDADKAGMAAAERGLNLFGQSKVDIFVVSLPTGKDPADFIISEGKDAFKERLDSAIPLIEFCINQVLQKYNLKKPLEKARAADEAVGIIARLENFVLKEDYLKELGDKLNISYDSLLAQLKKIKRKGFESKESIVNVSLDVQTKCEKEALKFILQYPDEVSRYLSKISEKYFIFPPYRDLLNFLKGLPKESINYANLINLISEEKLINLVTALALEPINIDADNCNKYFLDILIRLKDFHIERQINKLREKLKESEKEKLTSNTETIDLIFNELNELEKVRRKLKQQI; translated from the coding sequence ATGTTTGGGCACATAAAAGAAGAAGACATAAATGAAATTAGAGAAAGAAACGACTTGGTTGAAGTTGTGTCAGGGTATGTTAATTTAAAAAAAACGGGAAGGCTTTTTAAGGGTCTTTGTCCTTTTCATAAAGAAAAAACTCCCTCATTTATAGTTGATCCCATAAAACAGCTTTACCATTGCTTTGGTTGTGGAGAAGGGGGAAATGTTTATAATTTTTTAATGAAAATTGAAAATATTGATTTTCCCGAAGCTGTTCAAATGCTTGCTGAAAAAGCAAATTATTCTATACATTACGAGCAGACTAGTGATTTTAAAGCTGTTTCGCACAAAGAGAAAATGTATAGCATAAACGAGCTGGCTCAAAAACTTTATAACTACGATTTATTCAAGACCACAGAGGGAGAAAGAGCAAGAGATTATTTAAAAAAACGAGGATTTCAAGAAAAGACATTTAATGATTTTAAATTGGGTTTTGCTTCAACAGACGGAAAAAGAATCCTAAAATTTTTAATGGAAAAAGGATATGATTTGCAAGAGCTGGTCGATGTTGGCCTGGTGGTCAAAGGGGAGAGAGGCCCTCACGACTTATTTAGAAACAGGATTATATTTCCAATACTTAATTTAAGAGGTAAACCTATTGCTTTTGGGGGAAGAGTGGTGGGTCAAGGGCTTCCGAAATATATAAATTCGCCCGAGACGACAATTTTTCACAAGAGCTCAACGTTGTATAATCAATCTCTTGCAAAAAGTGAAATAGTAAAATTAAACTATGCCCTGGTTGTAGAGGGGTATACTGATGTTATTTTACTATATCAGGCTGGAATAAAAAATGTTGTTGCTACGCTAGGAACGGCCTTTACCTCGGATCATTTACATCTGCTGTCCAGGTTTACAAACAAAGTTGTTCTTCTGTTTGATGCGGACAAGGCCGGGATGGCAGCTGCCGAGAGAGGATTAAACTTGTTTGGACAGTCAAAAGTAGATATATTCGTTGTTTCTTTGCCAACCGGCAAGGATCCTGCGGATTTTATCATTAGCGAAGGGAAGGATGCTTTTAAGGAGCGATTAGATAGCGCCATCCCTTTAATTGAATTTTGTATAAATCAGGTACTTCAAAAATATAATTTAAAAAAGCCTTTAGAAAAAGCAAGGGCAGCGGACGAAGCTGTGGGCATAATTGCTCGCTTAGAAAACTTTGTTTTAAAAGAAGATTATTTAAAAGAATTGGGCGATAAATTAAACATCTCATACGATTCACTTTTAGCTCAACTAAAAAAAATAAAAAGGAAAGGGTTTGAGAGCAAGGAATCTATTGTAAATGTATCGTTAGATGTTCAAACTAAGTGCGAGAAGGAAGCCCTGAAATTTATCTTGCAATATCCGGATGAGGTAAGTCGATATTTATCTAAAATCTCGGAAAAGTATTTTATTTTCCCTCCATATAGAGATTTGCTTAATTTTTTAAAAGGGTTGCCCAAAGAGAGTATAAATTATGCTAATTTAATTAATTTAATTTCTGAAGAAAAACTTATTAATTTAGTTACGGCTCTTGCTCTTGAGCCAATTAACATTGATGCCGATAATTGTAATAAATATTTTTTAGATATTTTAATTAGACTCAAGGATTTTCATATCGAACGTCAAATTAATAAATTGAGGGAAAAATTAAAAGAATCTGAAAAAGAAAAATTAACAAGTAACACAGAGACAATCGATTTGATTTTCAATGAATTAAATGAATTAGAAAAAGTGAGAAGAAAGTTAAAACAACAAATTTAA
- a CDS encoding sodium-translocating pyrophosphatase, protein MVENLGFLAPLAGVIALIFAGCFASSVMKHSPGNEKMQEISKAIQEGAIAFLTREYKVLSFFVLIMAILLFVFINPFTAVAFVAGAVLSATAGFIGLSIATRANARTTNAAKEGVAQALSVAFKGGAVMGMSVVGLGLLGLGIFFMIFKDYTNGYEIINGFALGASSIALFARVGGGIYTKAADVGADLVGKVEAGIPEDDPRNPAVIADNVGDNVGDVAGMGADLFESYVGSIIAAMTLGCIVLKPVGMAANGMLLPFLIAAAGIICSIIGVYFVRVGKDDTHLHKVLTRGTYAAAVLVVIVSFGLVYWVLGADKISFFWAIVAGLMAGVAIGFVTEVYTSAAYKPVKDIANSAKTGPATTILTGYSIGLKSTVWPVILVCLAIFVAYVSGEDAMQGGGVYGISLAALGMLATTGIVVGVDAYGPIADNAGGISEMAGLGPEVRKVTDSLDAVGNTTAAIAKGFAIGSAALTSLALFSAYSMAVGLKTIDILNYKVIIGIFIGAACPYLFASLTIQAVGKAAFSMIEEVRRQFREITGLMEGKAKADYASCVDISTTAALREMVLPSLLAVGAPLLMGLVFGAEALGGLLAGVLTSGFLMAVMMSNAGGAWDNAKKYIEAGNLGGKGSDAHKAAVVGDTVGDPFKDTAGPSMNILIKIMSIVALVFAPIFVNSLIH, encoded by the coding sequence ATGGTTGAAAATTTAGGTTTTCTCGCTCCTCTTGCCGGGGTAATAGCTCTAATTTTTGCCGGTTGTTTTGCTAGTTCGGTTATGAAGCATTCCCCGGGAAATGAGAAAATGCAAGAAATTTCAAAGGCAATTCAAGAGGGAGCTATAGCTTTCTTGACTCGCGAGTATAAGGTTTTGAGTTTCTTTGTCTTAATTATGGCTATTTTGCTCTTTGTTTTCATCAATCCCTTTACAGCCGTGGCCTTTGTGGCTGGGGCCGTCTTATCGGCTACTGCTGGATTCATTGGTTTAAGCATTGCCACCAGGGCAAATGCTAGAACCACGAACGCTGCAAAGGAAGGTGTGGCTCAAGCACTAAGCGTTGCCTTTAAAGGCGGAGCTGTAATGGGAATGTCCGTTGTCGGTCTTGGGCTTTTGGGTTTAGGTATATTTTTCATGATATTTAAAGATTATACTAACGGGTATGAAATTATTAACGGTTTTGCTTTAGGCGCCAGCTCAATCGCTCTCTTTGCTCGTGTCGGCGGAGGTATTTACACCAAGGCAGCCGACGTTGGAGCTGACTTAGTGGGTAAAGTTGAGGCCGGTATTCCTGAAGATGACCCGAGGAACCCCGCTGTTATAGCTGACAACGTAGGGGACAATGTCGGTGATGTAGCTGGTATGGGAGCTGATTTATTTGAGTCATACGTGGGTTCAATAATTGCCGCAATGACTTTAGGGTGTATTGTTTTGAAACCAGTTGGTATGGCCGCAAACGGGATGTTGCTACCATTTTTAATTGCAGCAGCCGGGATTATATGTTCGATTATAGGAGTTTACTTCGTCCGAGTTGGCAAAGATGATACTCATCTACATAAAGTTTTAACCAGAGGGACTTATGCTGCCGCGGTTCTTGTAGTTATTGTCTCTTTTGGTTTGGTTTACTGGGTTTTAGGAGCTGATAAAATATCTTTCTTTTGGGCAATTGTAGCGGGACTTATGGCTGGAGTAGCAATAGGATTTGTAACGGAGGTTTATACCTCTGCTGCATACAAACCTGTAAAAGATATAGCTAATTCAGCTAAGACCGGACCGGCGACAACCATTTTGACCGGATACTCTATTGGATTAAAGAGTACGGTTTGGCCGGTTATTTTAGTTTGTTTAGCTATTTTTGTAGCCTATGTATCTGGTGAGGATGCAATGCAGGGTGGTGGAGTGTATGGGATATCTCTTGCAGCCCTTGGTATGTTGGCTACAACCGGTATTGTGGTTGGGGTTGATGCTTATGGGCCCATTGCTGATAATGCTGGCGGAATTTCCGAGATGGCTGGCTTAGGACCTGAGGTTAGGAAAGTGACCGATAGCTTGGATGCTGTTGGAAATACTACAGCTGCCATAGCGAAAGGGTTTGCTATTGGTTCAGCGGCCTTAACTTCACTTGCCTTATTTAGTGCTTACTCGATGGCTGTTGGATTAAAAACTATAGATATTTTAAATTATAAAGTAATAATAGGTATTTTTATTGGAGCCGCGTGTCCTTATCTTTTTGCTTCTTTAACTATTCAAGCTGTAGGGAAAGCTGCTTTCTCGATGATAGAAGAAGTGCGGAGACAATTTAGGGAAATTACTGGCTTAATGGAAGGAAAAGCAAAGGCCGATTACGCTAGTTGTGTGGATATTAGTACAACAGCTGCTTTAAGAGAAATGGTTCTTCCAAGTCTTCTCGCGGTAGGTGCTCCCCTTTTAATGGGTTTGGTTTTTGGAGCTGAAGCCTTAGGCGGGTTACTCGCGGGGGTTCTTACCTCAGGATTTTTAATGGCTGTTATGATGTCAAATGCCGGAGGAGCTTGGGATAATGCCAAAAAATATATAGAAGCCGGCAACTTAGGCGGAAAAGGTTCAGATGCTCATAAAGCAGCTGTTGTGGGTGATACCGTTGGAGATCCATTTAAGGACACAGCGGGGCCATCCATGAATATTTTAATTAAGATTATGAGTATCGTGGCACTTGTTTTCGCTCCTATCTTTGTGAATTCACTTATTCATTAA
- the rpoD gene encoding RNA polymerase sigma factor RpoD, protein MKKSENELELKKVKQLISEGKKNGSITTDEIVEALQDVDLTPEQIENIYSKLASMNIDIVDSTDSLDLKDTEEEPEDNKSKTKKVKRNFEASIKTATNDPVRMYLKEIGKVSLLTAKKEVELAKKIEEGENAEKKLEEEEEVLTTLEKRRLKRVEREGQAAKRKLAEANLRLVVSIAKRYVGRGMLFLDLIQEGNLGLIRAVEKFDYRKGYKFSTYATWWIRQAITRAIADQARTIRIPVHMVETINKLIRVQRQLLQDLGREPVPEEIAEKMDFTPEKVREILKISQEPVSLETPIGEEEDSQLGDFIEDKEAQVPVDAASFRLLQEQLRNVLSELNEREKKVIELRFGLLNGYPRTLEEVGRVFGVTRERIRQIESKTLGKLRHPCRSEKLKDYLE, encoded by the coding sequence TTGAAAAAGAGTGAGAACGAGCTTGAGTTAAAAAAAGTAAAGCAGCTTATTTCGGAAGGGAAAAAAAATGGGAGCATCACGACCGATGAGATTGTGGAGGCTCTCCAAGACGTTGATCTTACACCAGAGCAAATAGAAAACATCTATTCTAAGCTGGCAAGCATGAATATCGATATTGTCGATTCAACGGATTCATTAGACCTAAAAGATACCGAAGAAGAGCCGGAGGATAATAAAAGCAAGACGAAAAAGGTTAAAAGAAACTTTGAAGCTTCAATAAAAACCGCAACCAATGATCCGGTGCGGATGTATTTAAAGGAAATAGGAAAAGTATCTCTTCTTACTGCAAAAAAAGAAGTTGAGCTGGCAAAAAAGATTGAAGAGGGTGAAAATGCGGAGAAAAAGTTAGAAGAAGAAGAGGAAGTATTGACAACCCTTGAAAAAAGGCGTTTGAAAAGAGTGGAACGTGAAGGCCAGGCGGCAAAGAGGAAGTTAGCGGAGGCAAACCTAAGGCTCGTGGTCTCAATTGCAAAGCGGTATGTAGGAAGGGGAATGCTTTTTCTTGACTTGATTCAAGAAGGAAATTTGGGTCTAATTAGAGCAGTTGAGAAGTTCGATTATCGTAAGGGTTATAAATTTTCAACCTATGCTACATGGTGGATTAGACAAGCCATAACAAGGGCTATAGCGGATCAAGCGAGAACAATTAGAATTCCTGTTCATATGGTTGAAACAATCAATAAACTTATTAGGGTGCAAAGGCAATTATTACAAGATTTAGGACGAGAGCCAGTGCCCGAAGAGATTGCAGAAAAAATGGATTTTACTCCCGAAAAAGTTCGGGAAATTTTAAAGATATCTCAAGAGCCTGTATCATTAGAAACTCCAATTGGAGAAGAAGAAGATAGTCAGCTTGGCGATTTCATTGAAGACAAAGAAGCCCAGGTGCCGGTGGACGCGGCCTCATTTAGACTTCTGCAAGAACAATTAAGAAATGTGTTGTCGGAATTAAACGAAAGAGAGAAAAAGGTTATTGAGCTTAGATTTGGTCTTTTAAATGGATATCCTCGAACATTAGAGGAAGTAGGTCGCGTTTTTGGAGTAACTCGTGAGCGTATCAGGCAGATAGAATCAAAAACGTTGGGCAAACTTCGTCATCCTTGCCGAAGCGAAAAGCTTAAGGATTATTTAGAATAA
- a CDS encoding peptidylprolyl isomerase: protein MQVKKGDKVSVHYTGLFEDGQEFDSSKGRDPITFEVGSGQVVIGFEEAVLEMKEGEKKEVSFSLEKGYGEYKKELIKEFSRSVLGDYQTSVGQVVQLNTPEGQVVSATIKEITDDAVTFDFNHPLAGKTLCFKLELINIEK from the coding sequence GTGCAGGTAAAAAAAGGTGATAAGGTAAGCGTACATTATACAGGTCTTTTTGAAGATGGGCAGGAGTTTGATAGCAGTAAAGGTAGAGATCCTATAACTTTTGAAGTTGGCAGCGGACAGGTTGTAATTGGATTTGAAGAGGCCGTGTTAGAAATGAAAGAAGGAGAAAAAAAGGAAGTTTCCTTTTCCCTGGAAAAGGGATACGGAGAATATAAAAAAGAGCTCATAAAAGAATTTTCGCGAAGTGTACTCGGGGATTACCAAACATCGGTTGGCCAGGTTGTTCAACTTAATACTCCTGAAGGTCAAGTTGTTTCTGCAACGATTAAAGAGATAACCGATGATGCTGTAACTTTTGATTTTAATCATCCTTTAGCTGGAAAAACTCTTTGTTTTAAACTTGAATTGATTAATATCGAAAAATAG
- a CDS encoding diguanylate cyclase, with amino-acid sequence MKTKSNFFSDKKKEIYIGLILLCVIIEAICHFVLKTEVVYTHIFYIPIILAAYWWGLRGGLLASCFLSLLHIIPNLLGLSNISNLQIIETLTRGTFFILVGFFVGRISENKLNIDKELIQSKEDLKLWGETLEKKVDEKTKDLSLLFKVNSIASSTMNLDSLIKKILNIFVKITDAKSGIISLIDSSTIHHCWEIKRCFNFECPAFEITKSRCWEIPGTPCYENYFKKAKDNQTMCIGCEVFQEAEIVPYANKGLKKEMLNEFKGKVEDSICGKIIAKEKPSILLFKSKNKNCNLDFNNENFLGVPLVTREGVIGVMCLFGVDDEKFNKEKMDLISTASMQIAVAIKNVQLYAAAETLALTDDLTGLHNYRSFQNKLLEEVERAKRGNCPLTMAIVDVDGFKIYNDNLGHMAGNKTLKKLAFLLENEVRVYDIVARYGGDEFCIIFPGTDKEEALEIADRVRASVEKHKFSMEDAVPGGITLSTGLATYPSDAKYIEDLIGCADKALYEAKNAGRNLIRVAKSLDKRAM; translated from the coding sequence ATGAAAACAAAAAGCAATTTTTTTTCTGATAAAAAGAAAGAAATATACATAGGGTTAATTTTATTGTGTGTCATCATCGAGGCAATTTGCCATTTTGTTTTGAAAACTGAAGTTGTTTATACTCACATTTTTTATATTCCAATTATTTTGGCTGCTTACTGGTGGGGCTTAAGGGGTGGATTGTTAGCAAGCTGTTTTCTTTCTTTATTGCATATAATTCCAAATTTATTGGGATTGTCCAATATTTCGAATCTTCAAATTATAGAGACGTTGACAAGGGGGACTTTTTTTATTTTAGTCGGTTTTTTTGTGGGACGTATAAGCGAAAACAAACTTAATATAGACAAAGAGTTGATTCAGTCAAAAGAAGATCTTAAATTATGGGGAGAGACTCTTGAAAAAAAAGTTGATGAGAAAACGAAGGATTTATCGCTATTATTTAAAGTTAACAGCATTGCTTCCTCTACGATGAACTTGGATAGTCTTATAAAGAAAATTTTAAATATTTTTGTGAAAATAACTGATGCAAAAAGCGGAATTATCTCGCTTATTGATTCAAGCACCATCCATCATTGTTGGGAAATTAAAAGATGTTTTAATTTTGAATGCCCGGCCTTTGAGATAACTAAAAGTAGATGCTGGGAAATACCGGGAACGCCGTGTTATGAAAATTATTTCAAAAAGGCTAAAGATAACCAAACCATGTGTATTGGTTGCGAGGTTTTTCAAGAAGCCGAAATTGTTCCTTATGCAAATAAAGGTTTAAAAAAAGAGATGCTGAACGAGTTTAAAGGGAAAGTTGAGGATTCTATTTGTGGCAAAATAATTGCAAAAGAGAAACCTTCAATTTTACTTTTTAAGTCGAAGAACAAAAATTGTAACTTAGATTTTAATAACGAAAACTTTTTAGGGGTTCCCCTTGTCACAAGAGAAGGCGTAATTGGGGTTATGTGTCTCTTTGGAGTTGATGACGAAAAATTCAACAAAGAAAAGATGGATTTAATATCGACTGCCTCTATGCAGATAGCAGTAGCTATCAAAAATGTTCAACTGTATGCTGCTGCGGAAACCTTGGCTTTAACTGACGATCTTACAGGGCTTCATAATTACCGGTCTTTTCAAAACAAATTACTGGAGGAAGTGGAGAGGGCGAAACGAGGCAATTGTCCTTTGACGATGGCTATCGTAGATGTTGATGGTTTTAAGATTTATAATGATAACTTGGGTCACATGGCGGGAAATAAAACTTTAAAGAAACTTGCTTTTTTACTCGAAAATGAAGTGCGTGTTTACGATATAGTTGCTCGATACGGAGGAGATGAATTTTGCATTATTTTCCCAGGGACCGATAAAGAAGAAGCCCTTGAAATTGCCGACAGAGTGAGAGCCTCTGTCGAGAAGCATAAATTTTCTATGGAAGATGCAGTCCCCGGGGGAATAACCTTAAGTACCGGTCTAGCGACTTACCCGTCAGATGCAAAATACATAGAAGACCTCATTGGATGCGCGGATAAAGCTCTTTATGAGGCAAAAAATGCTGGGAGAAATTTAATACGAGTTGCAAAATCTCTTGATAAAAGAGCCATGTAA
- a CDS encoding CBS domain-containing protein — MKAKDIMTKDLTSVTETATLKKVEELLSRSRLSGIPVVDDEGKIIGYISEKDIIESAFPALGMGTDMLFVRNWAKNFLRLSQVGESLVRDYMTREPVCVTEEASDFEIVEKMITNHRKVLPVIRDGKLVGIITRSNLTRALMEKKEEQ; from the coding sequence TTGAAAGCAAAAGACATAATGACCAAAGATTTAACTTCTGTTACAGAAACAGCTACATTAAAAAAGGTTGAAGAACTACTTTCCAGAAGCAGGTTAAGCGGAATCCCCGTTGTGGATGATGAGGGGAAAATTATAGGCTATATTTCTGAAAAAGACATAATAGAGTCGGCATTTCCCGCATTAGGTATGGGGACCGATATGCTTTTTGTACGTAACTGGGCCAAAAATTTTCTTCGTCTTAGTCAGGTTGGGGAAAGCTTAGTTAGAGATTATATGACCAGGGAGCCGGTTTGTGTAACGGAAGAGGCAAGTGATTTTGAGATTGTTGAAAAAATGATAACTAATCATAGAAAAGTTCTTCCTGTTATAAGAGATGGTAAACTTGTCGGTATAATTACTCGCTCGAATTTAACGAGGGCTCTAATGGAGAAAAAAGAAGAGCAATAA
- a CDS encoding type II toxin-antitoxin system RelE/ParE family toxin has protein sequence MKEIIFYKTRAEKSPVEDFLDTLSGKQAQKVTWVLSLIEELGSIPSTYMKHLVNTNEIIEIRVQLGRDVFRLLGFLYNKHYVVLINGFQKKTQKTPKQEIVLAEQRKCEYLRRRKSK, from the coding sequence GTGAAAGAGATTATCTTCTACAAGACAAGAGCAGAAAAATCTCCTGTTGAAGATTTTTTAGATACTTTGTCCGGCAAACAGGCTCAAAAAGTTACCTGGGTACTCAGTCTTATCGAAGAACTAGGCAGTATTCCAAGTACTTATATGAAACACCTTGTTAATACAAATGAAATTATTGAAATTCGCGTTCAATTGGGAAGAGATGTTTTTAGGTTATTAGGATTTTTATATAATAAACATTATGTTGTACTTATAAATGGATTTCAGAAAAAGACGCAAAAAACTCCAAAACAGGAGATTGTGCTTGCGGAACAAAGAAAATGTGAATATCTAAGAAGGAGAAAAAGCAAATGA